The Globicephala melas chromosome 20, mGloMel1.2, whole genome shotgun sequence genome contains a region encoding:
- the SLC16A3 gene encoding monocarboxylate transporter 4 isoform X1, producing MQEVLGHRAGGVFTPLSQQILHISASPTRELVYSSPLVGRHESFSGQQAAGSNTPSLPHACSKAYSVLETASVRDAEPALLAMGGAVVEEGPTGVKAPDGGWGWAILWGCFVITGFSYAFPKAVSVFFKELIREFGIGYSDTAWISSILLAMLYGTGPLCSVCVNRFGCRPVMFTGGLLASLGMVSASFCGSIIQLYFTTGVITGLGLALNFQPSLIMLNRYFNKRRPMANGLAAAGSPVFLCALSPLGQVLQDHYGWRGGFLILGGLLLNCCVCAALMRPLEAPRLGSGSGPGPQRPRRRLLDLSVFRDRGFVIYALAASIMVLGLFVPPVFVVSYAKDLGVPDTQAAFLLTILGFIDIFARPTAGFITGLKKVRPYSVYLFSFAMFFNGFTDLTGSTASDYGGLVVFCIFFGISYGMVGALQFEVLMAIVGTQKFSSAIGLVLLLEAIAVLIGPPSGGKLLDATHVYQYVFVLAGAEVLASSLVLVLGNFLCIGKRPEAATEEEHHKPPEDVKVDSREVEQFLKTEPEKNGEVVHTPETSV from the exons ATGCAGGAAGTGCTCGGGCATCGTGCAGGTGGAGTGTTTACACCACTAAGTCAGCAGATACTACACATCAGCGCTTCCCCCACCAGGGAGCTGGTTTATAGCTCACCGCTGGTGGGGAGACACGAGAGCTTCAGTGGGCAGCAAGCGGCTGGATCCAACACGCCCTCCCTTCCCCACGCCTGCAGCAAGGCCTACTCTGTCCTTGAAACAGCTTCTGTCAG GGACGCGGAACCAGCCCTCCTGGCCATGGGAGGGGCAGTGGTCGAAGAGGGCCCGACGGGCGTCAAGGCCCCAgatgggggctggggctgggccatCCTTTGGGGCTGTTTTGTCATCACAGGCTTCTCCTACGCCTTCCCCAAGGCGGTCAGCGTCTTCTTCAAAGAGCTCATACGAGAGTTTGGGATAGGCTACAGTGACACAGCCTGGATCTCCTCCATCCTGTTGGCCATGCTGTACGGGACAG gcccGCTCTGCAGCGTGTGTGTGAATCGCTTTGGCTGCCGGCCCGTCATGTTCACAGGTGGCCTCTTGGCGTCCCTGGGCATGGTGTCTGCATCCTTCTGTGGAAGCATCATCCAGCTCTACTTCACCACTGGGGTCATTACCG GCTTGGGTTTGGCGCTCAACTTCCAGCCCTCACTCATCATGCTCAACCGCTACTTCAACAAGCGGCGCCCCATGGCCAACGGGTTGGCGGCAGCGGGCAGCCCGGTGTTCCTGTGCGCCCTGTCCCCACTGGGGCAGGTGCTGCAGGACCACTATGGCTGGCGGGGTGGCTTCCTCATCCTGGGTGGCCTGCTGCTCAACTGCTGCGTGTGTGCTGCACTCATGCGGCCCCTGGAGGCGCCCCGGCTGGGTTCAGGTTCAGGGCCTGGGCCCCAGCGGCCACGCCGGCGGCTCCTGGACCTGAGCGTCTTCAGGGACCGCGGCTTTGTCATCTATGCCCTGGCCGCCTCCATCATGGTGCTGGGGCTCTTTGTGCCGCCCGTGTTCGTGGTGAGCTACGCCAAGGACCTGGGTGTGCCCGACACCCAGGCAGCCTTCCTGCTCACCATCCTGGGCTTCATCGACATCTTCGCGAGGCCCACCGCCGGCTTCATCACAGGGCTCAAGAAGGTGCGGCCCTACTCTGTGTACCTCTTCAGCTTCGCCATGTTCTTCAACGGCTTCACCGACCTCACGGGATCTACAGCCAGTGACTACGGTGGCCTGGTGGTCTTCTGCATCTTCTTCGGCATCTCCTACGGCATGGTGGGGGCCCTGCAGTTCGAGGTACTCATGGCCATTGTGGGCACCCAGAAGTTCTCCAGTGCCATTGGCCTCGTGCTGCTGCTGGAGGCCATAGCTGTGCTCATTGGGCCCCCGTCGGGAG GCAAGCTCCTGGATGCGACGCATGTGTACCAGTATGTGTTTGTCCTGGCGGGGGCTGAGGTGCTGGCCTCCTCCCTCGTGCTGGTGCTGGGCAACTTCTTATGCATTGGGAAGAGGCCCGAGGCGGCCACGGAGGAGGAGCATCACAAGCCCCCCGAGGACGTGAAGGTGGACTCTCGGGAGGTGGAGCAATTCCTGAAGACAGAGCCTGAGAAGAACGGGGAGGTCGTTCACACCCCAGAAACGAGCGTCTGA
- the SLC16A3 gene encoding monocarboxylate transporter 4 isoform X2 has protein sequence MGGAVVEEGPTGVKAPDGGWGWAILWGCFVITGFSYAFPKAVSVFFKELIREFGIGYSDTAWISSILLAMLYGTGPLCSVCVNRFGCRPVMFTGGLLASLGMVSASFCGSIIQLYFTTGVITGLGLALNFQPSLIMLNRYFNKRRPMANGLAAAGSPVFLCALSPLGQVLQDHYGWRGGFLILGGLLLNCCVCAALMRPLEAPRLGSGSGPGPQRPRRRLLDLSVFRDRGFVIYALAASIMVLGLFVPPVFVVSYAKDLGVPDTQAAFLLTILGFIDIFARPTAGFITGLKKVRPYSVYLFSFAMFFNGFTDLTGSTASDYGGLVVFCIFFGISYGMVGALQFEVLMAIVGTQKFSSAIGLVLLLEAIAVLIGPPSGGKLLDATHVYQYVFVLAGAEVLASSLVLVLGNFLCIGKRPEAATEEEHHKPPEDVKVDSREVEQFLKTEPEKNGEVVHTPETSV, from the exons ATGGGAGGGGCAGTGGTCGAAGAGGGCCCGACGGGCGTCAAGGCCCCAgatgggggctggggctgggccatCCTTTGGGGCTGTTTTGTCATCACAGGCTTCTCCTACGCCTTCCCCAAGGCGGTCAGCGTCTTCTTCAAAGAGCTCATACGAGAGTTTGGGATAGGCTACAGTGACACAGCCTGGATCTCCTCCATCCTGTTGGCCATGCTGTACGGGACAG gcccGCTCTGCAGCGTGTGTGTGAATCGCTTTGGCTGCCGGCCCGTCATGTTCACAGGTGGCCTCTTGGCGTCCCTGGGCATGGTGTCTGCATCCTTCTGTGGAAGCATCATCCAGCTCTACTTCACCACTGGGGTCATTACCG GCTTGGGTTTGGCGCTCAACTTCCAGCCCTCACTCATCATGCTCAACCGCTACTTCAACAAGCGGCGCCCCATGGCCAACGGGTTGGCGGCAGCGGGCAGCCCGGTGTTCCTGTGCGCCCTGTCCCCACTGGGGCAGGTGCTGCAGGACCACTATGGCTGGCGGGGTGGCTTCCTCATCCTGGGTGGCCTGCTGCTCAACTGCTGCGTGTGTGCTGCACTCATGCGGCCCCTGGAGGCGCCCCGGCTGGGTTCAGGTTCAGGGCCTGGGCCCCAGCGGCCACGCCGGCGGCTCCTGGACCTGAGCGTCTTCAGGGACCGCGGCTTTGTCATCTATGCCCTGGCCGCCTCCATCATGGTGCTGGGGCTCTTTGTGCCGCCCGTGTTCGTGGTGAGCTACGCCAAGGACCTGGGTGTGCCCGACACCCAGGCAGCCTTCCTGCTCACCATCCTGGGCTTCATCGACATCTTCGCGAGGCCCACCGCCGGCTTCATCACAGGGCTCAAGAAGGTGCGGCCCTACTCTGTGTACCTCTTCAGCTTCGCCATGTTCTTCAACGGCTTCACCGACCTCACGGGATCTACAGCCAGTGACTACGGTGGCCTGGTGGTCTTCTGCATCTTCTTCGGCATCTCCTACGGCATGGTGGGGGCCCTGCAGTTCGAGGTACTCATGGCCATTGTGGGCACCCAGAAGTTCTCCAGTGCCATTGGCCTCGTGCTGCTGCTGGAGGCCATAGCTGTGCTCATTGGGCCCCCGTCGGGAG GCAAGCTCCTGGATGCGACGCATGTGTACCAGTATGTGTTTGTCCTGGCGGGGGCTGAGGTGCTGGCCTCCTCCCTCGTGCTGGTGCTGGGCAACTTCTTATGCATTGGGAAGAGGCCCGAGGCGGCCACGGAGGAGGAGCATCACAAGCCCCCCGAGGACGTGAAGGTGGACTCTCGGGAGGTGGAGCAATTCCTGAAGACAGAGCCTGAGAAGAACGGGGAGGTCGTTCACACCCCAGAAACGAGCGTCTGA
- the CSNK1D gene encoding casein kinase I isoform X1 — protein MELRVGNRYRLGRKIGSGSFGDIYLGTDIAAGEEVAIKLECVKTKHPQLHIESKIYKMMQGGVGIPTIRWCGAEGDYNVMVMELLGPSLEDLFNFCSRKFSLKTVLLLADQMISRIEYIHSKNFIHRDVKPDNFLMGLGKKGNLVYIIDFGLAKKYRDARTHQHIPYRENKNLTGTARYASINTHLGIEQSRRDDLESLGYVLMYFNLGSLPWQGLKAATKRQKYERISEKKMSTPIEVLCKGYPSEFATYLNFCRSLRFDDKPDYSYLRQLFRNLFHRQGFSYDYVFDWNMLKFGASRAADDAERERRDREERLRHSRNPATRGLPSTASGRLRGTQEVAPPTPLTPTSHTANTSPRPVSGMERERKVSMRLHRGAPVNISSSDLTGRQDTSRMSTSQRSRDVASLRLHAARQGACCRPQRPRRTTY, from the exons GTACGGACATTGCTGCAGGAGAAGAAGTTGCCATCAAGCTTGAATGTGTCAAAACCAAACACCCTCAGCTCCATATTGAGAGCAAAATCTACAAAATGATGCAGGGAGGAG TGGGCATCCCCACCATCCGGTGGTGTGGGGCTGAGGGGGACTACAACGTCATGGTGATGGAGCTGTTAGGACCCAGCCTGGAAGACCTCTTCAACTTTTGCTCTAGGAAGTTCAGTCTCAAAACCGTCCTGCTCCTTGCTGACCAAATG ATTAGTCGTATTGAGTACATTCACTCGAAGAACTTCATTCACCGAGACGTGAAGCCGGACAACTTCCTCATGGGGCTAGGCAAGAAGGGCAACCTGGTCTACATCATCGACTTCGGGCTGGCCAAGAAGTACAGGGACGCCCGCACCCACCAGCACATCCCCTACCGCGAGAACAAGAACCTCACCGGGACGGCGCGGTATGCCTCCATCAACACGCACCTCGGCATCG AACAATCTCGAAGGGACGACCTGGAGTCTCTGGGCTACGTGCTCATGTACTTCAACCTGGGCTCGCTGCCCTGGCAGGGCCTGAAGGCTGCTACCAAGAGGCAGAAGTATGAGAGGATCAGTGAGAAGAAGATGTCCACTCCCATTGAGGTGTTGTGTAAAGGCTACCCTT CTGAATTCGCCACGTACCTGAATTTTTGCCGTTCCTTGCGTTTTGACGATAAGCCTGACTACTCATACCTGAGACAGCTCTTCAGGAACCTGTTCCATCGCCAGGGTTTCTCCTATGACTACGTGTTCGACTGGAACATGCTCAAATTC GGAGCCAGCCGGGCGGCTGACGATGCTGAGCGGGAACGCCGGGACCGAGAGGAGCGGTTGAGACACTCCAGAAATCCAGCCACACGCGGCCTCCCTTCCACGGCCTCGGGCCGGCTGAGGGGGACACAGGAGGtggctcctcccacccccctcacCCCTACCTCACACACTG cGAACACCTCTCCTAGGCCCGTGTCCGGCATGGAAAGAGAGCGGAAAGTGAGTATGCGGCTGCACCGCGGTGCCCCAGTCAACATCTCCTCGTCCGACCTCACGGGCCGGCAAGATACCTCCCGCATGTCCACCTCACAG AGAAGCAGGGACGTGGCATCTCTCCGGCTGCACGCGGCCCGCCAGGGTGCCTGCTGCCGTCCCCAGCGCCCTCGACGCACCACCTACTGA
- the CSNK1D gene encoding casein kinase I isoform X4 yields MMQGGVGIPTIRWCGAEGDYNVMVMELLGPSLEDLFNFCSRKFSLKTVLLLADQMISRIEYIHSKNFIHRDVKPDNFLMGLGKKGNLVYIIDFGLAKKYRDARTHQHIPYRENKNLTGTARYASINTHLGIEQSRRDDLESLGYVLMYFNLGSLPWQGLKAATKRQKYERISEKKMSTPIEVLCKGYPSEFATYLNFCRSLRFDDKPDYSYLRQLFRNLFHRQGFSYDYVFDWNMLKFGASRAADDAERERRDREERLRHSRNPATRGLPSTASGRLRGTQEVAPPTPLTPTSHTANTSPRPVSGMERERKVSMRLHRGAPVNISSSDLTGRQDTSRMSTSQRSRDVASLRLHAARQGACCRPQRPRRTTY; encoded by the exons ATGATGCAGGGAGGAG TGGGCATCCCCACCATCCGGTGGTGTGGGGCTGAGGGGGACTACAACGTCATGGTGATGGAGCTGTTAGGACCCAGCCTGGAAGACCTCTTCAACTTTTGCTCTAGGAAGTTCAGTCTCAAAACCGTCCTGCTCCTTGCTGACCAAATG ATTAGTCGTATTGAGTACATTCACTCGAAGAACTTCATTCACCGAGACGTGAAGCCGGACAACTTCCTCATGGGGCTAGGCAAGAAGGGCAACCTGGTCTACATCATCGACTTCGGGCTGGCCAAGAAGTACAGGGACGCCCGCACCCACCAGCACATCCCCTACCGCGAGAACAAGAACCTCACCGGGACGGCGCGGTATGCCTCCATCAACACGCACCTCGGCATCG AACAATCTCGAAGGGACGACCTGGAGTCTCTGGGCTACGTGCTCATGTACTTCAACCTGGGCTCGCTGCCCTGGCAGGGCCTGAAGGCTGCTACCAAGAGGCAGAAGTATGAGAGGATCAGTGAGAAGAAGATGTCCACTCCCATTGAGGTGTTGTGTAAAGGCTACCCTT CTGAATTCGCCACGTACCTGAATTTTTGCCGTTCCTTGCGTTTTGACGATAAGCCTGACTACTCATACCTGAGACAGCTCTTCAGGAACCTGTTCCATCGCCAGGGTTTCTCCTATGACTACGTGTTCGACTGGAACATGCTCAAATTC GGAGCCAGCCGGGCGGCTGACGATGCTGAGCGGGAACGCCGGGACCGAGAGGAGCGGTTGAGACACTCCAGAAATCCAGCCACACGCGGCCTCCCTTCCACGGCCTCGGGCCGGCTGAGGGGGACACAGGAGGtggctcctcccacccccctcacCCCTACCTCACACACTG cGAACACCTCTCCTAGGCCCGTGTCCGGCATGGAAAGAGAGCGGAAAGTGAGTATGCGGCTGCACCGCGGTGCCCCAGTCAACATCTCCTCGTCCGACCTCACGGGCCGGCAAGATACCTCCCGCATGTCCACCTCACAG AGAAGCAGGGACGTGGCATCTCTCCGGCTGCACGCGGCCCGCCAGGGTGCCTGCTGCCGTCCCCAGCGCCCTCGACGCACCACCTACTGA
- the CSNK1D gene encoding casein kinase I isoform X2, with the protein MELRVGNRYRLGRKIGSGSFGDIYLGTDIAAGEEVAIKLECVKTKHPQLHIESKIYKMMQGGVGIPTIRWCGAEGDYNVMVMELLGPSLEDLFNFCSRKFSLKTVLLLADQMISRIEYIHSKNFIHRDVKPDNFLMGLGKKGNLVYIIDFGLAKKYRDARTHQHIPYRENKNLTGTARYASINTHLGIEQSRRDDLESLGYVLMYFNLGSLPWQGLKAATKRQKYERISEKKMSTPIEVLCKGYPSEFATYLNFCRSLRFDDKPDYSYLRQLFRNLFHRQGFSYDYVFDWNMLKFGASRAADDAERERRDREERLRHSRNPATRGLPSTASGRLRGTQEVAPPTPLTPTSHTANTSPRPVSGMERERKVSMRLHRGAPVNISSSDLTGRQDTSRMSTSQIPGRVASSGLQSVVHR; encoded by the exons GTACGGACATTGCTGCAGGAGAAGAAGTTGCCATCAAGCTTGAATGTGTCAAAACCAAACACCCTCAGCTCCATATTGAGAGCAAAATCTACAAAATGATGCAGGGAGGAG TGGGCATCCCCACCATCCGGTGGTGTGGGGCTGAGGGGGACTACAACGTCATGGTGATGGAGCTGTTAGGACCCAGCCTGGAAGACCTCTTCAACTTTTGCTCTAGGAAGTTCAGTCTCAAAACCGTCCTGCTCCTTGCTGACCAAATG ATTAGTCGTATTGAGTACATTCACTCGAAGAACTTCATTCACCGAGACGTGAAGCCGGACAACTTCCTCATGGGGCTAGGCAAGAAGGGCAACCTGGTCTACATCATCGACTTCGGGCTGGCCAAGAAGTACAGGGACGCCCGCACCCACCAGCACATCCCCTACCGCGAGAACAAGAACCTCACCGGGACGGCGCGGTATGCCTCCATCAACACGCACCTCGGCATCG AACAATCTCGAAGGGACGACCTGGAGTCTCTGGGCTACGTGCTCATGTACTTCAACCTGGGCTCGCTGCCCTGGCAGGGCCTGAAGGCTGCTACCAAGAGGCAGAAGTATGAGAGGATCAGTGAGAAGAAGATGTCCACTCCCATTGAGGTGTTGTGTAAAGGCTACCCTT CTGAATTCGCCACGTACCTGAATTTTTGCCGTTCCTTGCGTTTTGACGATAAGCCTGACTACTCATACCTGAGACAGCTCTTCAGGAACCTGTTCCATCGCCAGGGTTTCTCCTATGACTACGTGTTCGACTGGAACATGCTCAAATTC GGAGCCAGCCGGGCGGCTGACGATGCTGAGCGGGAACGCCGGGACCGAGAGGAGCGGTTGAGACACTCCAGAAATCCAGCCACACGCGGCCTCCCTTCCACGGCCTCGGGCCGGCTGAGGGGGACACAGGAGGtggctcctcccacccccctcacCCCTACCTCACACACTG cGAACACCTCTCCTAGGCCCGTGTCCGGCATGGAAAGAGAGCGGAAAGTGAGTATGCGGCTGCACCGCGGTGCCCCAGTCAACATCTCCTCGTCCGACCTCACGGGCCGGCAAGATACCTCCCGCATGTCCACCTCACAG ATTCCCGGTCGGGTGGCGTCCAGTGGTCTGCAGTCTGTCGTGCACCGATGA
- the CSNK1D gene encoding casein kinase I isoform X3 — protein MELRVGNRYRLGRKIGSGSFGDIYLGTDIAAGEEVAIKLECVKTKHPQLHIESKIYKMMQGGVGIPTIRWCGAEGDYNVMVMELLGPSLEDLFNFCSRKFSLKTVLLLADQMISRIEYIHSKNFIHRDVKPDNFLMGLGKKGNLVYIIDFGLAKKYRDARTHQHIPYRENKNLTGTARYASINTHLGIEQSRRDDLESLGYVLMYFNLGSLPWQGLKAATKRQKYERISEKKMSTPIEVLCKGYPSEFATYLNFCRSLRFDDKPDYSYLRQLFRNLFHRQGFSYDYVFDWNMLKFGASRAADDAERERRDREERLRHSRNPATRGLPSTASGRLRGTQEVAPPTPLTPTSHTANTSPRPVSGMERERKVSMRLHRGAPVNISSSDLTGRQDTSRMSTSQNSIPFEHHGK, from the exons GTACGGACATTGCTGCAGGAGAAGAAGTTGCCATCAAGCTTGAATGTGTCAAAACCAAACACCCTCAGCTCCATATTGAGAGCAAAATCTACAAAATGATGCAGGGAGGAG TGGGCATCCCCACCATCCGGTGGTGTGGGGCTGAGGGGGACTACAACGTCATGGTGATGGAGCTGTTAGGACCCAGCCTGGAAGACCTCTTCAACTTTTGCTCTAGGAAGTTCAGTCTCAAAACCGTCCTGCTCCTTGCTGACCAAATG ATTAGTCGTATTGAGTACATTCACTCGAAGAACTTCATTCACCGAGACGTGAAGCCGGACAACTTCCTCATGGGGCTAGGCAAGAAGGGCAACCTGGTCTACATCATCGACTTCGGGCTGGCCAAGAAGTACAGGGACGCCCGCACCCACCAGCACATCCCCTACCGCGAGAACAAGAACCTCACCGGGACGGCGCGGTATGCCTCCATCAACACGCACCTCGGCATCG AACAATCTCGAAGGGACGACCTGGAGTCTCTGGGCTACGTGCTCATGTACTTCAACCTGGGCTCGCTGCCCTGGCAGGGCCTGAAGGCTGCTACCAAGAGGCAGAAGTATGAGAGGATCAGTGAGAAGAAGATGTCCACTCCCATTGAGGTGTTGTGTAAAGGCTACCCTT CTGAATTCGCCACGTACCTGAATTTTTGCCGTTCCTTGCGTTTTGACGATAAGCCTGACTACTCATACCTGAGACAGCTCTTCAGGAACCTGTTCCATCGCCAGGGTTTCTCCTATGACTACGTGTTCGACTGGAACATGCTCAAATTC GGAGCCAGCCGGGCGGCTGACGATGCTGAGCGGGAACGCCGGGACCGAGAGGAGCGGTTGAGACACTCCAGAAATCCAGCCACACGCGGCCTCCCTTCCACGGCCTCGGGCCGGCTGAGGGGGACACAGGAGGtggctcctcccacccccctcacCCCTACCTCACACACTG cGAACACCTCTCCTAGGCCCGTGTCCGGCATGGAAAGAGAGCGGAAAGTGAGTATGCGGCTGCACCGCGGTGCCCCAGTCAACATCTCCTCGTCCGACCTCACGGGCCGGCAAGATACCTCCCGCATGTCCACCTCACAG AATAGCATTCCTTTCGAACATCACGGCAAGTAG